From Cecembia calidifontis, one genomic window encodes:
- a CDS encoding PD-(D/E)XK nuclease family protein, producing the protein MHSFLKNTAKTILEQHTSLENLVIVLPNRRAGLFFTQHLGVLTEKPIWMPEVKTIEDVFYQLAGLRPADNLTLIFELYKVYQSLNEEAESFDKFYFWGEMILKDFNDVDQFLVDATKLYHHLSEIKELEADLSFLTDEQIELIRQFWNSFQRQDKQHQEKFLRFWQILSPLYSSFQAALDVSGLAYSGKLYRKVAESLEKIPRPEKKYLFVGFNAFTGAEEKLIKHFISEFEAGIYWDIDAYYLEDRNQEAGMFFREYQKDKVFGPTFPKEIPQYINDKKANIQFYATPLKSNQANLVGAVLEAVGEEENWEETVVILPDEQMLFPVLHALPPTISKVNVTMGYPIRNAPVYAFLESVLEMQRFIKMDQGKVYFYHQQVKNLLSSIYLKSTNPGFSSELLVHIQEHNMIYVPLEKLHEGGSFFQKVFLKLQSAELFTYLSDLIQELAHNLEEEPLQRSYLFQCFKQLNRLREILDKQSGQPLELDFLIRIFRQIFREVKLPFEGEPLQGLQIMGVLESRNLDFRRLIICNLNEGSFPPSGGLNSMIPFNIRRAFGLPVQEQNDAIYAYTFYRLLHSAEEVHLIYTTASDQGKAGEKSRYIQQMLVEMGLNADEKVVFVPIGLKNTEEITIQKNEEIMRRLTFYKVDENGNSLKNFSPSALNIFLDCRLKFYLRYVAGIKEKEEVKEEVDASVFGNIAHYSMESLYEGFIERKKRIVLEKDDFEDLRKNWVKPAIEKGVRKFYKLEEDKDTKLNGQIAIVRDVLHKYIYRLLEIDEAAAPLKILSMEKRHAAAFRVKAAYGDFKVSLEGVIDRVDQVSGTIRMIDYKSGADKKDFTDIASLFDRAVKKRNKAAMQTLYYGLLYQSMYPENKLPLKPAIFNFKEIFKDDFNPYLQDKGSERKGGEVQDYRDYQEEFEQSLTTLLEDLFDESVPFDQTEDLDKCRICPFKEICGR; encoded by the coding sequence ATGCACAGTTTTTTAAAAAATACCGCCAAGACAATATTGGAGCAGCATACTTCTCTTGAAAATTTGGTGATCGTGCTTCCCAACCGTAGGGCAGGACTTTTTTTTACACAGCATCTTGGGGTATTGACCGAAAAACCGATATGGATGCCAGAGGTCAAGACCATTGAGGATGTTTTTTACCAGTTAGCAGGACTAAGACCCGCTGATAACCTTACCTTGATTTTCGAACTGTACAAAGTTTATCAAAGCTTAAATGAAGAAGCGGAGAGTTTTGATAAGTTTTATTTCTGGGGAGAAATGATCCTAAAGGATTTTAACGACGTGGATCAATTTTTGGTAGATGCCACCAAATTGTACCACCACCTTTCAGAAATTAAAGAATTAGAGGCTGATCTTAGCTTTTTGACTGACGAACAAATTGAATTGATCCGTCAGTTTTGGAATTCTTTTCAAAGGCAGGATAAGCAGCACCAGGAAAAATTTTTAAGATTCTGGCAGATTCTCAGTCCATTGTACAGCTCATTTCAGGCTGCCCTAGATGTATCGGGGTTGGCTTATTCTGGCAAGTTGTACAGGAAAGTAGCTGAATCTTTGGAAAAGATTCCCCGGCCCGAAAAAAAATACCTGTTTGTAGGATTCAATGCTTTCACCGGAGCTGAGGAAAAATTGATCAAGCATTTTATATCAGAATTTGAAGCTGGGATTTACTGGGATATTGATGCCTACTATCTGGAGGATAGAAATCAGGAAGCCGGCATGTTTTTTAGAGAATACCAGAAAGATAAGGTTTTTGGCCCCACATTTCCAAAGGAGATCCCTCAATATATTAACGATAAAAAAGCAAATATCCAGTTTTACGCTACTCCACTGAAAAGCAATCAGGCCAACTTGGTCGGGGCGGTCTTGGAGGCAGTAGGGGAGGAGGAAAATTGGGAAGAAACGGTGGTAATACTCCCTGATGAACAAATGCTTTTTCCTGTTTTACATGCCTTGCCTCCAACCATTTCCAAGGTAAACGTTACGATGGGCTATCCCATCCGAAATGCCCCTGTGTATGCTTTCTTGGAATCAGTCCTGGAGATGCAGCGTTTTATCAAGATGGATCAGGGAAAAGTTTACTTTTATCACCAACAGGTGAAAAATCTGCTTTCCTCTATCTATCTCAAATCCACCAATCCTGGTTTTTCCAGTGAGCTGCTTGTACATATTCAGGAGCACAACATGATTTATGTTCCCTTGGAAAAACTCCATGAGGGAGGATCATTTTTTCAAAAGGTTTTTTTGAAACTTCAATCCGCTGAATTGTTCACTTACCTCTCGGATTTGATTCAGGAACTAGCCCACAACCTGGAAGAGGAACCCTTACAGCGGTCTTACCTTTTTCAGTGTTTCAAGCAACTCAACCGTCTAAGGGAGATTTTGGACAAACAATCGGGACAACCATTGGAACTGGATTTTTTGATCCGGATATTCAGGCAGATTTTTAGAGAGGTCAAATTACCTTTTGAAGGAGAACCCTTACAGGGCTTACAGATCATGGGAGTGCTGGAGTCCAGAAATCTTGATTTCAGGAGATTGATCATCTGTAATTTGAATGAAGGGAGTTTTCCCCCATCAGGAGGACTGAATTCCATGATTCCTTTTAATATCCGCAGGGCTTTTGGCTTGCCTGTTCAAGAGCAGAATGATGCTATTTATGCCTATACTTTTTATAGACTACTTCATAGTGCGGAAGAAGTTCATCTGATATACACCACCGCCTCCGATCAGGGGAAGGCTGGGGAAAAAAGCAGGTATATACAGCAGATGTTGGTAGAAATGGGCTTAAATGCAGATGAAAAGGTAGTATTTGTCCCCATAGGTCTGAAAAATACAGAGGAAATAACCATCCAAAAGAATGAAGAAATCATGAGGCGGTTGACCTTCTACAAAGTGGATGAAAATGGGAATTCCCTGAAGAATTTTTCACCTTCTGCCCTGAATATATTCCTTGATTGTAGGCTCAAATTTTATTTAAGGTATGTTGCCGGAATTAAGGAAAAGGAAGAAGTCAAAGAAGAAGTGGATGCTTCTGTTTTTGGAAATATTGCCCACTATAGCATGGAATCTTTGTATGAAGGTTTTATTGAAAGGAAAAAACGGATAGTTCTAGAAAAAGATGATTTTGAAGACCTGAGGAAAAACTGGGTTAAGCCTGCCATTGAAAAGGGAGTGCGGAAGTTTTATAAATTGGAGGAAGATAAGGACACCAAACTCAATGGACAGATTGCAATAGTTAGGGATGTCCTTCATAAATATATTTACAGGCTTTTGGAAATAGACGAAGCTGCCGCCCCTTTAAAGATATTGTCCATGGAAAAAAGACATGCTGCAGCATTTCGGGTAAAAGCAGCCTATGGCGATTTCAAAGTTTCATTAGAAGGAGTGATTGACAGGGTAGACCAGGTATCCGGAACCATCCGGATGATAGATTATAAGTCCGGGGCGGATAAAAAGGATTTTACTGATATCGCTTCCCTTTTTGACAGGGCAGTTAAAAAAAGGAATAAGGCAGCTATGCAGACACTATACTATGGGCTGCTTTATCAGTCTATGTATCCTGAAAATAAGCTTCCTTTAAAACCGGCAATTTTCAATTTCAAAGAGATTTTTAAGGATGATTTCAATCCTTATTTGCAGGATAAAGGCAGTGAAAGAAAGGGGGGGGAGGTGCAAGATTACAGGGATTATCAGGAAGAATTTGAACAGTCTTTAACTACCTTATTGGAAGATTTATTTGATGAATCTGTTCCTTTCGACCAAACAGAGGATCTGGACAAATGTAGAATTTGCCCTTTTAAGGAAATTTGCGGAAGATAA
- a CDS encoding WG repeat-containing protein has product MKYTWCWGAVLTTALLLSFGSGSKAQTYEVYDQNLKLKSRLEFDQIAVLSESVRISTANNEVKLLSREYKPFMNLQAEKVEFYDQPWLVVRGKNGLGAYHEYGEEILPLEYDEIQTFFTRLLARKGNQYWVYDHSTRETTALGSFESAVLATNGQVIAQTAQGYFLPLSKTPDKVFEELRQVNDNFIISKEASGFGMINREGEYVLQPVIDHIVHLEDDYFYAFDGNQYMLIRGREGKANISYSSYHKITLEDGVMLEFIHGRLRRVMKNDGILLDQVGMEKVSTVGEKHYNVLMRDKKIGLLGPNGWEVQPVDGVDKILPGQEGLYGAMKSGKFGFIDKSGKWVIPAQFDEVKKFNDGLASYQLNGQWGLVDRSGNIIVPAQFNQISEFRRGLAIVRTGTKQNILDKNGKLLLEKGYDRISLGADNYFISEDNALLGLIAPDGKEIIEPKFQELRREELNKILVRLGDKYGIMDENGDYLLPIYYKNIVFDQGARQILAEDDYQFTQVVEEKSGKRKKAGN; this is encoded by the coding sequence ATGAAGTATACTTGGTGTTGGGGAGCTGTTTTGACTACAGCCTTACTATTATCTTTTGGATCAGGGTCCAAAGCACAAACCTATGAGGTCTATGATCAAAATCTGAAACTGAAATCCAGACTGGAGTTTGATCAGATTGCGGTTTTGAGTGAATCAGTAAGAATCAGTACAGCCAATAATGAAGTCAAGCTCCTGAGCCGGGAATACAAGCCATTCATGAACCTTCAAGCTGAAAAGGTGGAATTTTATGATCAGCCATGGCTGGTAGTCAGGGGTAAAAATGGCTTAGGGGCCTACCATGAATATGGGGAAGAAATTTTACCTTTAGAATACGATGAAATACAGACTTTCTTTACCAGATTATTGGCAAGAAAGGGCAACCAATATTGGGTTTATGACCATTCTACCAGAGAGACAACAGCGTTGGGCTCATTTGAAAGTGCAGTATTGGCTACCAATGGACAAGTAATTGCCCAAACAGCCCAAGGTTATTTCCTTCCCCTTTCCAAAACTCCTGATAAGGTTTTTGAAGAGCTCAGGCAAGTCAATGATAATTTTATTATTTCCAAAGAAGCTTCAGGCTTTGGGATGATCAACAGGGAAGGCGAGTATGTACTTCAACCTGTCATTGACCATATTGTACATTTGGAAGATGATTACTTTTATGCTTTTGATGGAAACCAATACATGCTCATCAGGGGAAGAGAAGGAAAAGCCAATATTTCCTATTCTTCCTACCACAAAATCACTTTGGAGGACGGCGTAATGCTGGAATTTATACATGGCAGGTTGAGGAGGGTCATGAAAAATGACGGCATCTTACTGGATCAGGTGGGAATGGAAAAAGTAAGCACTGTTGGAGAAAAGCATTACAACGTCTTGATGCGGGACAAGAAAATCGGACTTCTGGGACCAAATGGTTGGGAAGTGCAACCTGTAGACGGTGTAGATAAAATACTTCCCGGACAGGAAGGGTTATATGGAGCCATGAAGTCCGGCAAATTCGGTTTTATTGATAAATCAGGAAAATGGGTCATCCCTGCCCAGTTTGATGAAGTGAAAAAATTCAATGATGGCTTGGCTTCCTACCAACTTAATGGACAATGGGGGCTAGTGGATAGGTCAGGAAATATCATCGTTCCTGCACAGTTCAATCAAATCTCAGAATTCCGAAGAGGATTGGCAATCGTAAGGACAGGAACCAAGCAAAACATATTGGACAAGAATGGAAAGCTACTTCTTGAAAAAGGATATGACCGCATTTCCCTGGGGGCTGACAATTATTTTATTTCTGAAGACAATGCGCTTCTGGGATTAATTGCACCTGATGGAAAGGAAATCATAGAGCCCAAATTCCAGGAGCTCAGAAGAGAGGAACTGAATAAAATTTTGGTAAGGCTTGGAGATAAGTATGGAATCATGGATGAAAATGGAGACTATCTCTTGCCTATCTATTACAAAAACATCGTTTTTGACCAAGGTGCCAGACAAATCCTTGCGGAAGACGACTATCAGTTTACGCAGGTGGTGGAGGAAAAGTCGGGAAAAAGAAAGAAAGCAGGAAATTGA
- a CDS encoding carotene biosynthesis protein, with protein MKENFRIKQFIVLGAFFLALGLMGYIFPRQDFFSNLTAFGFAFCAYLLLIQSAQRGDFSLKKGIVVGIVVRVLLLFAIPALSDDFYRFFFDGHLVLEGYNPYKLLPKDWILIHGNEEIPFLKRLEEGMNSPAYYSVYPPLHQLFFGIAALSGQSLFWNIFVLRLILIGFEGLNFYLLYRLVKQWNLDEYKVLLYALNPLVIIELAGNLHFEGMVLTGMLATLFLLEKGKSKFALASWAAAVGIKLSPLMFGFLLLRKFQQLKELKIFFIWGAFFLFLVFGVLLLDDSYLNFWKSFRLYQSRFEFNASLYYLIRWVSGFFMDYNPIVYVGPFLNALAFLLIFGLSLFHRLKSGKDLVNAMVWVYLIYLLMQTVVHPWYIIPAFGLSVLTGNRVFLVWTGLVFLSYGAYQGGEVEEKWYSLIIQYAFVFLTIVLDWKKCVYRNSAFKTFEP; from the coding sequence GTGAAAGAAAATTTCCGAATAAAGCAATTTATTGTTTTGGGAGCCTTTTTTTTAGCTCTTGGTTTGATGGGGTATATTTTTCCAAGGCAGGATTTTTTTTCCAATTTGACCGCTTTTGGTTTTGCCTTTTGCGCGTATTTGTTGCTGATTCAAAGTGCCCAAAGAGGTGATTTTTCTCTAAAAAAGGGAATTGTGGTAGGGATAGTGGTTCGGGTATTGTTGCTTTTTGCCATTCCTGCACTTTCAGACGATTTTTACCGCTTTTTTTTTGATGGACACCTCGTATTGGAAGGTTATAATCCTTACAAGCTACTCCCCAAGGATTGGATTTTGATACATGGAAATGAAGAAATTCCATTTTTAAAAAGATTGGAGGAGGGTATGAATTCCCCCGCCTATTATTCTGTCTATCCTCCATTACATCAATTGTTTTTTGGGATTGCAGCTTTGTCAGGCCAGTCATTGTTTTGGAATATTTTTGTTCTCCGCCTGATCTTGATAGGATTTGAAGGATTGAATTTTTATCTTCTTTACCGTTTGGTAAAGCAATGGAATTTGGATGAATATAAAGTTTTGCTCTATGCTCTCAATCCCTTGGTTATCATAGAACTGGCTGGAAACCTTCATTTTGAGGGCATGGTTTTGACCGGAATGCTGGCTACCTTGTTTTTGCTTGAAAAAGGGAAATCAAAATTTGCCCTTGCCTCTTGGGCAGCAGCTGTGGGTATCAAGCTCAGCCCTTTGATGTTTGGTTTCTTGCTGCTTAGAAAATTTCAACAATTAAAGGAGCTGAAGATCTTCTTTATATGGGGAGCTTTTTTCCTGTTTTTGGTTTTTGGGGTTTTGCTTTTGGATGATTCGTATTTGAATTTTTGGAAAAGTTTCCGTTTATATCAGTCCCGCTTTGAATTCAATGCCTCATTATATTATCTGATCCGATGGGTTTCAGGTTTTTTTATGGATTACAACCCCATTGTCTATGTTGGGCCCTTTCTGAATGCTTTGGCTTTTTTATTGATTTTTGGACTCAGCCTTTTTCATCGCTTGAAAAGCGGAAAAGATTTGGTAAATGCCATGGTTTGGGTTTACCTTATTTATCTATTGATGCAGACAGTAGTGCATCCCTGGTACATCATTCCAGCTTTTGGGCTTAGTGTCCTGACCGGGAACAGGGTCTTTTTGGTCTGGACGGGATTGGTTTTTTTGTCCTATGGGGCATATCAGGGAGGGGAAGTAGAAGAAAAATGGTACTCATTGATTATTCAATATGCTTTTGTATTTCTGACCATTGTTCTCGATTGGAAAAAATGCGTATATAGAAATAGTGCTTTTAAAACCTTCGAGCCTTAG
- a CDS encoding DUF6503 family protein, producing MRKICPFWLVSIFLLLLISCSKQDRKAVAIIEKSIDFHGGKENWDEIQSIAMVRDIWMFDENGNAESYVRQENEFRLKPYFEAKMSWEKDSIQHRVIFDGLKTQYWMGENEIQNEGFLQVKKREIDAAFYVLTKPFDLLDEEKYLSYEGKTELSGGVVVEAVKVIDGDPKDPGTDIWWYYFDPKTFEMVAYKVKTADHYSLVYNLGWDRTYGISLPARRESYRVDSLGNHLYKRASYGYGLYKVSK from the coding sequence ATGAGAAAAATTTGTCCGTTCTGGTTAGTATCAATATTTCTATTACTTCTCATCTCCTGCTCCAAACAAGACAGGAAGGCTGTGGCTATCATCGAAAAATCCATTGATTTCCATGGGGGTAAAGAGAATTGGGATGAGATCCAATCGATCGCCATGGTTCGGGATATCTGGATGTTTGATGAGAACGGAAATGCCGAATCTTACGTAAGGCAAGAAAATGAATTTAGGCTCAAACCTTATTTTGAAGCAAAAATGTCCTGGGAAAAGGACAGTATACAGCATAGGGTTATTTTTGATGGTTTGAAAACTCAGTATTGGATGGGAGAGAATGAAATCCAAAATGAAGGTTTTCTACAAGTAAAAAAAAGGGAAATCGATGCAGCATTCTATGTGCTGACCAAGCCCTTCGATCTCCTTGATGAGGAAAAGTATTTGTCTTATGAGGGGAAGACAGAACTGTCCGGGGGAGTAGTGGTTGAGGCCGTTAAAGTGATAGATGGTGACCCCAAAGATCCTGGTACAGATATCTGGTGGTATTATTTTGATCCCAAAACTTTTGAAATGGTTGCTTATAAGGTAAAAACAGCTGATCATTACAGCTTGGTGTATAATTTAGGTTGGGATAGGACCTATGGGATTTCCTTACCGGCTAGAAGGGAAAGTTACAGGGTTGATTCTCTCGGGAACCATTTGTACAAGCGGGCAAGTTATGGTTATGGACTTTACAAAGTCAGCAAATAA
- a CDS encoding DUF6503 family protein: MKIFLSFLILTIFISSCSQQGVDKEAQRIVDLAIQAHGGELFQKAVISFDFRERHYSIFKSPQRFEYIREFTDSTGFVRDVLNNEGFQRTVNGNPVELPEDRIRAFSNSVNSVAYFAFLPYGLNDAAVIKTYVGETELEGNPYHVVKVTFKQEGGGEDYDDEFLYWFHKENHMMDYMAYSYHTDGGGVRFRKAIRKHQVNGLVLLDFENYKPEDKKTPVDQMETLFKEGKLELLSEIILENIKVTF, from the coding sequence ATGAAAATATTCCTTTCATTTCTCATCCTTACAATTTTCATTTCATCCTGCAGCCAACAGGGCGTAGATAAGGAAGCCCAACGAATTGTTGACCTTGCTATTCAGGCCCATGGTGGAGAACTTTTTCAAAAGGCGGTTATTAGCTTTGATTTCAGAGAACGCCATTATTCCATTTTCAAGTCACCCCAGCGCTTCGAATACATCAGGGAGTTTACCGATTCTACGGGCTTTGTAAGGGATGTGCTGAACAATGAAGGCTTCCAAAGAACTGTAAACGGAAACCCGGTTGAGTTGCCTGAGGACAGGATCCGGGCCTTTAGCAATTCTGTAAATTCTGTAGCCTATTTTGCTTTTTTGCCTTATGGCTTAAACGATGCAGCAGTAATCAAGACCTATGTTGGTGAAACAGAATTGGAGGGAAATCCCTATCACGTCGTAAAAGTGACATTTAAACAAGAAGGAGGAGGAGAAGATTATGATGATGAGTTTTTGTATTGGTTTCACAAAGAAAACCATATGATGGATTACATGGCATATTCTTACCATACTGATGGGGGAGGAGTAAGGTTCAGAAAGGCTATACGCAAACACCAGGTTAATGGCTTGGTACTTTTGGATTTTGAAAATTACAAACCAGAAGATAAGAAAACACCGGTGGACCAAATGGAAACCTTGTTCAAAGAGGGAAAATTGGAACTTTTGTCAGAGATCATTTTGGAAAACATCAAGGTAACATTCTAA
- a CDS encoding YgaP family membrane protein, with protein MKKNMGTADKVVRIILAVIAAYLYYSGIVEGTWGIVLLVLAIVFVLTSLISFCPLYALVGLNTCPVKKE; from the coding sequence ATGAAAAAAAACATGGGAACAGCGGATAAAGTTGTCCGCATTATCCTCGCCGTCATTGCTGCTTATTTGTATTATTCCGGAATCGTGGAAGGAACATGGGGAATTGTGTTGTTGGTTTTGGCAATTGTATTTGTTTTGACCAGCTTGATCAGTTTCTGTCCATTATATGCTTTGGTAGGATTGAATACCTG